A single region of the Leptothrix cholodnii SP-6 genome encodes:
- a CDS encoding EAL domain-containing protein, whose amino-acid sequence MKKTPRRDIEPVLGAIALFVLVCLGLMAWTHLRWSATLEHTTAPLDTLNQVRQKVLAAELNGERLLARDPTVTTEMVLADLATAEVRSRQLLTQIDETRGDIDGQDGSDLRDAAERYSASLMQLRSAAQARIAASADDREGAAVALRVARAPLDLAAMALERQLRLHSQVRIDHQRWLTLFTLGLLSALAITLMGVLMRLSRQRNESDAALAASEAHLRTFMRAMPDVSFLFDRDGRYLDVFGPAEKLAEPVERMLGRRIADVHGERHVELFMSVIRLALETREPQRCEFALEVQQGTRWFEARVCAVPDREQVVWVSWDISERRAAELRVTELTRLYSFISQVNQAFVWTRSEAELFDRICNVAISHGHLRLAWVVQRDGAASAPRVAVQRGDSTLVHLCAASLPPATHSHAMAVSQSLLTGTVQWRPGSVKPAGEAPLDLVSVPVRNLNQVVAAVVLVGNKLDPEDREQQALIAELGSDMSHALAQFTREAQWQESLARTRLHAAALESTQDGVMVTDLRPRIVSVNRAFTEITGYSETEAVGMSPRLLQSGRHEPAFFTRLWNQLLTHGRWQGEVQNRRKNGELYTQWMSVSTVRDEHDQPTHYVSVFTDITPQKEAEQRLQHLAHFDPLTQLPNRLMVLSRLEHAIASAARAERRVAVLFIDLDNFKTVNDSLGHSAGDDLLRAVADRLGTRTRREDTLGRLGGDEFILMLEHLREPQDAAQVAQELIGLLETPFRVAGQEVYVQASIGISLYPDDGLEVGELVRDADAAMYQAKRAGRGVYRFYTESLTTAAQSRLALDTRLRRALENKEFVLWYQPLYRLADRCLIGLEALVRLNQPGLPPIGPAEFIPLLEETGQITTLGAWVTQEACRQGRAWLDEGLDFGRIAINLSPQEIRRGQTDERVREALERSGLPAERLELELTESGLMEQGERAEAFLHRLRALGVRLAIDDFGTGYSSLAYLKRFPVSKLKIDRSFVRDLPADANDAQLVQTMVSMGRNLGISVLAEGVETEAQFDYLRSLGCDAAQGYFFSPPRPADEARHWLRPLAAAQATPVQAEPP is encoded by the coding sequence GTGAAGAAGACGCCGCGTCGCGACATCGAGCCGGTGCTGGGCGCGATCGCGCTGTTCGTGCTGGTCTGCCTGGGCCTGATGGCGTGGACGCACCTGCGCTGGAGCGCCACGCTCGAGCACACCACGGCGCCGCTGGACACGCTCAACCAGGTGCGCCAGAAGGTGCTGGCCGCCGAGCTCAACGGCGAGCGCCTGCTGGCCCGCGATCCCACGGTGACCACCGAGATGGTGCTGGCCGACCTGGCGACGGCGGAGGTCCGCTCACGCCAGTTGCTGACCCAGATCGACGAGACCCGTGGCGACATCGACGGCCAGGACGGCAGCGACCTGCGCGATGCCGCCGAGCGCTACAGCGCCAGCCTGATGCAGCTGCGCAGCGCCGCGCAGGCCCGCATCGCCGCATCGGCCGACGACCGCGAGGGTGCGGCGGTGGCGCTGCGGGTGGCGCGCGCGCCGCTCGATCTGGCGGCGATGGCGCTCGAGCGCCAGTTGCGGCTGCACAGCCAGGTCCGCATCGATCACCAGCGGTGGCTGACGCTGTTCACGCTCGGGCTGCTGTCGGCGCTGGCGATCACGCTGATGGGCGTGCTGATGCGCCTGAGCCGGCAGCGCAACGAGTCCGACGCGGCGCTGGCGGCCAGCGAGGCGCACCTGCGCACCTTCATGCGGGCGATGCCCGACGTGTCGTTCCTGTTCGACCGCGACGGGCGCTATCTAGACGTCTTCGGTCCGGCCGAGAAACTGGCCGAACCGGTCGAGCGCATGCTGGGGCGGCGCATCGCCGACGTGCACGGCGAGCGCCACGTCGAGCTGTTCATGTCGGTGATCCGGCTCGCGCTCGAGACCCGCGAGCCGCAGCGCTGCGAGTTCGCGCTCGAGGTGCAGCAGGGCACGCGCTGGTTCGAGGCGCGCGTGTGCGCGGTGCCGGACCGCGAGCAGGTGGTCTGGGTCAGCTGGGACATCAGCGAGCGCCGGGCCGCCGAACTGCGCGTCACCGAGCTGACCCGGCTCTACAGCTTCATCAGCCAGGTCAACCAGGCCTTCGTCTGGACCCGCAGCGAGGCCGAGCTGTTCGACCGCATCTGCAACGTCGCCATCAGCCACGGCCACCTGCGCCTGGCGTGGGTGGTGCAGCGCGACGGCGCGGCCAGCGCGCCGCGGGTGGCCGTGCAGCGCGGCGACTCGACGCTCGTGCACCTGTGCGCGGCCTCGCTGCCGCCGGCCACGCACAGCCACGCGATGGCGGTGTCCCAATCGCTGCTGACCGGCACGGTGCAGTGGCGCCCGGGCAGCGTCAAGCCGGCCGGCGAAGCGCCGCTCGACCTGGTCAGCGTGCCGGTGCGCAACCTCAACCAGGTGGTCGCCGCCGTGGTGCTGGTGGGCAACAAGCTCGACCCCGAGGACCGCGAGCAGCAGGCCCTGATCGCCGAGCTGGGCAGCGACATGTCGCACGCGCTGGCGCAGTTCACGCGCGAGGCGCAATGGCAGGAATCGCTGGCGCGCACCCGCCTGCACGCCGCCGCGCTCGAGAGCACGCAGGACGGCGTGATGGTCACCGACCTGCGCCCGCGCATCGTCTCGGTCAATCGCGCCTTCACCGAGATCACCGGCTACAGCGAGACCGAGGCGGTCGGCATGTCGCCGCGGCTGCTGCAGTCGGGCCGCCACGAGCCGGCGTTCTTCACGCGCCTGTGGAACCAGCTGCTGACCCACGGCCGCTGGCAGGGCGAGGTGCAGAACCGCCGCAAGAACGGCGAGCTCTACACGCAGTGGATGTCGGTCAGCACGGTGCGCGACGAACACGATCAGCCGACCCACTACGTCTCGGTCTTCACCGACATCACGCCGCAGAAGGAGGCCGAGCAACGGCTGCAGCACCTGGCGCACTTCGACCCGCTCACCCAGCTGCCCAACCGCCTGATGGTGCTGAGCCGGCTCGAGCACGCCATCGCCTCGGCCGCACGGGCCGAGCGGCGGGTGGCGGTGCTGTTCATCGACCTCGACAACTTCAAGACCGTCAACGACAGCCTCGGCCACAGCGCCGGCGACGACCTGCTGCGCGCGGTGGCCGATCGCCTGGGCACCCGCACGCGCCGCGAGGACACCCTCGGGCGGCTGGGCGGCGACGAGTTCATCCTGATGCTCGAACACCTGCGCGAGCCGCAGGATGCCGCCCAGGTCGCGCAGGAACTGATCGGGCTGCTCGAGACGCCGTTCCGGGTGGCCGGCCAGGAGGTGTACGTGCAGGCCAGCATCGGCATCAGCCTGTACCCGGACGACGGCCTCGAGGTCGGCGAACTGGTGCGCGATGCCGACGCCGCGATGTACCAGGCCAAGCGCGCCGGCCGCGGGGTCTACCGCTTCTACACCGAGAGCCTGACCACCGCGGCGCAGAGCCGGCTGGCGCTCGACACCCGGCTGCGCCGCGCGCTCGAGAACAAGGAGTTCGTGCTCTGGTACCAGCCGCTCTACCGGCTGGCCGACCGCTGCCTGATCGGCCTGGAGGCGCTGGTGCGGCTCAACCAGCCCGGCCTGCCGCCGATCGGCCCGGCCGAGTTCATCCCGCTGCTCGAGGAGACCGGCCAGATCACCACGCTGGGCGCCTGGGTGACGCAGGAAGCCTGCCGCCAGGGCCGCGCCTGGCTCGACGAGGGCCTCGATTTCGGCCGCATCGCGATCAACCTGTCGCCGCAGGAAATCCGCCGCGGCCAGACCGACGAGCGGGTGCGCGAGGCACTCGAACGCAGCGGCCTGCCGGCCGAGCGCCTCGAGCTCGAGCTGACCGAATCGGGCCTGATGGAACAGGGCGAACGCGCCGAGGCCTTCCTGCACCGGCTGCGCGCGCTGGGCGTGCGGCTGGCGATCGACGATTTCGGCACCGGCTATTCGTCGCTGGCGTACCTGAAGCGCTTTCCGGTCTCCAAGCTCAAGATCGACCGCAGCTTCGTCCGCGACCTGCCGGCCGATGCCAACGACGCCCAGCTGGTGCAGACCATGGTGTCGATGGGCCGCAACCTGGGCATCTCGGTGCTGGCCGAAGGGGTCGAGACCGAAGCCCAGTTCGACTACCTGCGCAGCCTCGGCTGCGACGCGGCGCAGGGCTATTTCTTCAGCCCGCCGCGCCCGGCCGACGAGGCCCGGCACTGGCTGCGGCCACTGGCGGCGGCGCAGGCAACGCCCGTCCAGGCCGAACCGCCGTGA
- a CDS encoding HD-GYP domain-containing protein, which produces MPDSIILIVDDNPENLTVLGELLRSHYQVRAANSGPSALRLAALVPRPQLVLLDVMMPGMDGYEVLRLLRADESTRDIPVIFTTSLDATEDEELGFTLGAVDYITKPLRPAIVLARVRTHLELKQARDRLQEQNTDLEAEVVRRMGENLLIQDVSILALAHLAEIRDPETGNHLLRTQEYVRCLGHALSSHPRFADVLDSHTVELLAKSAPLHDIGKVGIPDHILLKPGKLSPEEWVVMQTHARMGAEAIEHAERDAARPVEFLAFAKQIAHHHHERWDGNGYPDGLAGDAIPLAARLMALADVFDALISRRVYKEPFPPEQARDMMARERGRHFDPDMLDAFLRVFDDFCAIAERYVDSQDSVDAKHRQLTASR; this is translated from the coding sequence ATGCCCGACTCGATCATCCTCATCGTCGACGACAACCCCGAGAACCTCACGGTGCTCGGCGAGTTGCTGCGCAGCCACTACCAGGTGCGCGCCGCCAACTCGGGCCCGAGCGCCCTGCGCCTGGCCGCCCTCGTGCCGCGCCCGCAACTGGTGCTGCTCGACGTCATGATGCCGGGCATGGACGGCTACGAGGTGCTGCGCCTGCTGCGCGCCGACGAAAGCACGCGCGACATCCCGGTGATCTTCACCACCTCGCTCGACGCCACCGAAGACGAGGAGCTGGGCTTCACGCTCGGCGCGGTCGACTACATCACCAAGCCGCTGCGCCCGGCGATCGTGCTGGCGCGGGTGCGCACCCACCTCGAGCTCAAGCAGGCGCGCGACCGCCTGCAGGAACAGAACACCGACCTCGAGGCCGAGGTGGTGCGCCGCATGGGCGAGAACCTGCTGATCCAGGACGTCAGCATCCTGGCGCTGGCGCACCTGGCCGAAATCCGCGACCCGGAGACCGGCAACCACCTGCTGCGCACCCAGGAATACGTGCGCTGCCTGGGCCACGCGCTGAGCAGCCATCCGCGTTTTGCCGACGTGCTCGACAGCCACACCGTCGAGCTGCTGGCCAAGTCGGCGCCGCTGCACGACATCGGCAAGGTCGGCATCCCCGACCACATCCTGCTCAAGCCCGGCAAGCTCAGCCCTGAAGAATGGGTGGTGATGCAGACCCATGCGCGCATGGGCGCCGAGGCGATCGAACACGCCGAGCGCGACGCCGCACGGCCGGTGGAGTTCCTGGCGTTTGCCAAGCAGATCGCCCACCACCACCACGAGCGCTGGGACGGCAACGGCTACCCCGACGGCCTGGCCGGCGACGCCATCCCGCTGGCGGCTCGCCTGATGGCGCTGGCCGACGTGTTCGATGCGCTGATCTCGCGGCGGGTCTACAAGGAGCCGTTCCCGCCCGAACAGGCGCGCGACATGATGGCGCGCGAACGTGGCAGGCACTTCGACCCCGACATGCTCGACGCCTTCCTGCGGGTGTTCGACGACTTCTGTGCCATCGCTGAGCGCTACGTCGACAGCCAGGACAGCGTCGACGCCAAGCACCGCCAGCTGACCGCCTCGCGCTAG
- a CDS encoding L-threonylcarbamoyladenylate synthase yields MAQFFEVHPDNPQPRLLKQAVAIIAAGGVAAIPTDSSYALVCQLDDKAAADALRRIRGVDDKHHLTLLCRDLSELSSYARVDNRQYRLLKSATPGPYTFILEATKEVPRRLSHPSRRTIGLRVPDHRVTQDLLDLFGQPLLGTTLIPPGEIHPLNDCAEIRERFERLVQVIVDAGPCPAEPTTVVDLSSGDPVLVRAGRGDLATVGLD; encoded by the coding sequence ATGGCTCAATTCTTTGAAGTCCACCCGGACAACCCACAGCCGCGCCTGCTCAAGCAGGCGGTGGCCATCATCGCCGCCGGCGGCGTGGCGGCGATCCCGACCGACTCGAGCTACGCGCTGGTCTGCCAGCTCGACGACAAGGCCGCCGCCGACGCGCTGCGGCGCATCCGCGGCGTCGACGACAAGCACCACCTGACGCTGCTGTGCCGCGACCTGTCCGAGCTGTCGAGCTACGCGCGGGTCGACAACCGCCAGTACCGCCTGCTCAAGAGCGCCACGCCGGGGCCGTACACCTTCATCCTCGAGGCCACCAAGGAGGTGCCGCGGCGGCTGTCGCACCCGTCGCGCCGCACCATCGGCCTGCGCGTGCCCGACCACCGCGTCACGCAGGATCTGCTCGATCTGTTCGGCCAGCCGCTGCTGGGCACCACGCTGATCCCGCCCGGCGAGATCCACCCGCTCAACGACTGCGCCGAGATCCGCGAGCGCTTCGAGCGCCTGGTGCAGGTGATCGTCGACGCCGGCCCCTGCCCGGCCGAGCCGACCACCGTGGTCGACCTCAGCAGCGGCGACCCGGTGCTGGTGCGCGCCGGCCGCGGCGATCTGGCCACCGTCGGCCTCGACTGA
- a CDS encoding DMT family transporter yields MQSRPLLGVALIVCATICFATMDNAVRYAGRIMPVLVIIWLRYMTQTVVMAGWLLREVLHDGRRNAFRTAHPKFQSVRGALLLASSAFGFFAVQYMPVAEFTAINMLTPVLVTLLAAWLLRERVSRLRWLLVLGAFTGALIVMRPGSGLFGWAVLLPLGGAVTYASFQVLTSKLAALESPTTTHFYTGLVGTLLLAPVVLASPIDIDAQLLAASGTTWALLIAIGLLGTVGHLLLILALGCAPASRLVPFLYAQLGMAALIGWLLFGDLPDAWGWIGMGVIALCGATTAWLNVRAAATPPSPLTSDPVCD; encoded by the coding sequence ATGCAATCGCGCCCCCTGCTCGGCGTGGCGCTGATCGTCTGCGCCACGATCTGCTTTGCCACGATGGACAACGCGGTGCGCTACGCCGGCCGCATCATGCCGGTGCTGGTGATCATCTGGCTGCGCTACATGACGCAGACCGTGGTGATGGCCGGCTGGCTGCTGCGCGAGGTCCTGCACGACGGCCGCCGCAACGCCTTCCGCACCGCCCACCCGAAGTTCCAGAGCGTGCGCGGCGCGCTGCTGCTGGCCTCGTCGGCGTTCGGTTTCTTCGCGGTGCAGTACATGCCGGTGGCCGAGTTCACCGCCATCAACATGCTGACGCCGGTGCTGGTCACGCTGCTGGCCGCCTGGCTGTTGCGTGAACGCGTCAGCCGGCTGCGCTGGCTGCTGGTGCTGGGCGCGTTCACCGGCGCGCTGATCGTGATGCGCCCGGGCAGCGGGCTGTTCGGCTGGGCGGTGCTGCTGCCGCTGGGCGGGGCCGTCACGTACGCCAGTTTCCAGGTCCTGACCAGCAAGCTGGCCGCGCTCGAAAGCCCCACCACCACGCACTTCTACACCGGGCTGGTCGGCACCCTGCTGCTCGCGCCGGTGGTGCTGGCCAGCCCGATCGACATCGACGCCCAACTGCTCGCCGCCAGCGGCACCACCTGGGCGCTGCTGATCGCCATCGGCCTGCTCGGCACGGTCGGCCACCTGCTGCTGATCCTGGCGCTGGGCTGCGCGCCGGCCTCGCGGCTGGTGCCGTTCCTGTACGCGCAGCTGGGCATGGCGGCGCTGATCGGCTGGCTGCTGTTCGGCGACCTGCCCGACGCCTGGGGCTGGATCGGCATGGGCGTGATCGCCCTGTGCGGCGCCACCACCGCCTGGCTCAACGTGCGCGCCGCCGCCACGCCGCCCTCGCCGCTGACGAGCGATCCGGTCTGCGATTGA
- a CDS encoding ectoine/hydroxyectoine ABC transporter substrate-binding protein EhuB, whose product MKHTKLQAWALLVLIGTLIAMGMVVGTGGGPSGSHADDRPLRVGYALEAPYAYLDGRGRVGGESPEVLRALLRRMGGPEPQWVHQEFSTLIHELEIGRIDVIAAGLFITAERSQRVAFTRPTVAVRTGLLVAAGNPRKLSRLQDLAGQDRLRLAVIEGAVEARQAQASGVSSRQLLRVPDAQTGIAAVRTGRAAAMALSAPSLRWMLGQGDGRGLEVLDLADDPATAGIGYPAFAWRLDDPRRERFDRQLAAFVGSSEHLEIELRHGMSTADVELARRWKPGSQAGAPADRRLVHVAGAGS is encoded by the coding sequence ATGAAGCACACGAAGTTGCAGGCCTGGGCGCTGCTGGTGCTGATCGGCACGCTGATCGCCATGGGAATGGTCGTCGGCACCGGCGGCGGCCCGTCGGGCTCGCACGCCGACGACCGGCCGCTGCGGGTCGGCTACGCGCTGGAGGCGCCGTACGCCTATCTCGACGGCCGCGGACGGGTCGGCGGCGAATCGCCCGAGGTGCTGCGCGCGCTGTTGCGCCGCATGGGCGGGCCCGAGCCGCAGTGGGTGCACCAGGAGTTCTCGACGCTGATCCACGAACTCGAGATCGGCCGCATCGACGTCATCGCCGCCGGCCTGTTCATCACCGCCGAGCGCAGCCAGCGGGTCGCCTTCACCCGACCGACCGTGGCGGTGCGCACCGGCCTGCTGGTGGCGGCCGGCAACCCGCGCAAGCTGTCGCGCCTGCAGGATCTGGCCGGGCAGGATCGCCTGCGGCTGGCCGTGATCGAAGGCGCCGTCGAGGCCCGTCAGGCGCAGGCCAGCGGCGTGTCGAGCCGGCAGCTGCTGCGGGTGCCGGACGCGCAGACCGGCATCGCCGCCGTGCGCACCGGTCGCGCCGCGGCGATGGCGCTGTCGGCGCCGTCGTTGCGCTGGATGCTCGGCCAGGGTGACGGCCGCGGGCTCGAGGTGCTGGATCTGGCGGACGATCCGGCGACCGCCGGCATCGGCTATCCGGCCTTCGCCTGGCGCCTCGACGACCCCCGTCGCGAACGCTTCGACCGCCAGCTGGCGGCGTTCGTCGGCAGCTCGGAGCACCTCGAGATCGAGCTGCGCCACGGCATGTCGACGGCCGATGTCGAACTGGCGCGGCGCTGGAAACCCGGCTCGCAGGCCGGGGCGCCGGCGGACCGCCGCCTCGTCCACGTCGCCGGGGCGGGATCGTGA
- a CDS encoding 3',5'-nucleoside bisphosphate phosphatase, with product MVSTLNADLHCHSTVSDGTLSPEDLAARAANNGVELWALTDHDEIGGQLRARAAAHAHGMAYLCGTEISVTFAGETVHIVGLGFDPLDPQLIDGLARTRGGRELRARDMAASLAKVGIHGAFEGALKYVGNPDLISRTHFARHLVEVGVCNDTSEVFRRFLTEGKPGFVPHRWAGLGDAVHWITEAGGVAVVAHPGRYRFSPTEEYALFTEFIAHGGRGVEVVTGSHTSAEFVRYADLAIELGLVASRGSDFHSPAESRIDLGKLPPLPAQLTPVWQVLAERVQAPTAA from the coding sequence GTGGTGAGCACCCTCAACGCCGACCTGCACTGCCATTCGACCGTCTCCGACGGCACCCTCAGCCCGGAGGACCTGGCCGCACGCGCGGCGAACAACGGCGTCGAGCTGTGGGCCCTCACCGACCACGACGAGATCGGCGGCCAGCTGCGCGCCCGCGCCGCCGCCCACGCGCACGGCATGGCCTACCTGTGCGGCACCGAGATCTCGGTCACGTTTGCCGGCGAGACGGTGCACATCGTCGGCCTGGGCTTCGACCCGCTCGACCCGCAGCTGATCGACGGCCTGGCGCGCACCCGCGGCGGGCGCGAACTGCGGGCCCGCGACATGGCCGCCAGCCTCGCCAAGGTGGGCATCCACGGCGCCTTCGAGGGTGCGCTCAAGTACGTCGGCAACCCGGACCTGATCTCGCGCACCCACTTCGCGCGCCACCTGGTCGAGGTGGGTGTGTGCAACGACACCTCCGAGGTGTTCCGGCGCTTCCTGACCGAAGGCAAGCCCGGTTTCGTGCCGCACCGCTGGGCCGGCCTGGGCGACGCGGTGCACTGGATCACCGAGGCCGGCGGCGTGGCGGTGGTGGCGCACCCCGGCCGCTACCGCTTCAGCCCGACCGAGGAATACGCGCTGTTCACCGAGTTCATCGCCCACGGCGGGCGCGGCGTCGAGGTCGTCACCGGCAGCCACACCAGCGCCGAGTTCGTCCGGTACGCCGACCTGGCGATCGAGCTGGGGCTGGTGGCCTCGCGCGGCAGCGATTTCCACTCGCCGGCCGAGAGCCGCATCGATCTCGGCAAGCTGCCGCCCCTGCCCGCGCAGCTGACGCCGGTCTGGCAGGTGCTGGCCGAACGCGTCCAGGCACCGACCGCGGCCTGA
- a CDS encoding glutaredoxin family protein, producing the protein MIKKLLASARRHSLISLVLVVGFTAVSVKAAQKVVDYQRASALRAVAQPGDIRMLSRTDCGYCTLAHAWMSKHAIPFEECMIDTDAACRAEHERLGTRLTPTVLVRGEVQRGFDAQRVTATLAGKPAH; encoded by the coding sequence ATGATCAAGAAACTCCTGGCCAGCGCCCGCCGACACAGCCTGATCTCGCTGGTGCTGGTGGTCGGCTTCACCGCCGTTTCCGTCAAGGCGGCGCAGAAGGTGGTGGACTACCAGCGCGCCTCGGCCCTGCGGGCGGTGGCGCAGCCGGGCGACATCCGCATGCTCTCGCGCACCGATTGCGGCTACTGCACGCTGGCGCACGCCTGGATGAGCAAGCATGCCATCCCGTTCGAGGAATGCATGATCGACACCGATGCCGCCTGCCGCGCCGAACACGAGCGCCTGGGCACCCGCCTGACGCCCACCGTGCTGGTGCGCGGCGAGGTGCAGCGCGGCTTCGACGCCCAGCGCGTCACCGCCACGCTGGCCGGCAAACCGGCGCACTGA
- the plsY gene encoding glycerol-3-phosphate 1-O-acyltransferase PlsY, producing the protein MTTPTLTIAAVVLAYLIGSLSFAVIVSRVMGLTDPRSYGSGNPGATNVLRSGNKAAAALTLLLDLLKGLIPVLAVMLLGEPWNLRENTAALVGLAAFAGHVWPVFFKFKGGKGVATAAGVLLGLNWALGLATLGVWIVVVYFTRYSSLAALLAAVAAPALHIVGWGASGATLSIVVMSALLVWRHSANIGKLLAGTESKLGQKAGGAAKGASSSPSAHAEAGPTDVARQAPPRRHGPATSPNAGPKGGRRRRH; encoded by the coding sequence ATGACCACCCCCACTCTCACCATCGCCGCCGTCGTGCTGGCCTACCTGATCGGCTCGCTGTCGTTCGCCGTCATCGTCAGCCGCGTCATGGGCCTGACCGACCCGCGCAGCTACGGCTCGGGCAACCCCGGCGCCACCAACGTGCTGCGCTCGGGCAACAAGGCGGCGGCCGCGCTGACGCTGCTGCTCGACCTGCTCAAGGGCCTGATCCCGGTGCTGGCGGTGATGCTGTTGGGCGAGCCCTGGAACCTGCGCGAGAACACCGCCGCGCTGGTCGGCCTGGCGGCCTTTGCCGGCCACGTCTGGCCGGTGTTCTTCAAGTTCAAGGGTGGCAAGGGCGTGGCCACCGCAGCCGGCGTGCTGCTGGGGCTGAACTGGGCGCTCGGGCTGGCCACGCTCGGGGTCTGGATCGTGGTGGTCTATTTCACGCGCTATTCGTCGCTGGCGGCGCTGCTGGCTGCCGTGGCGGCACCGGCGCTGCACATCGTCGGCTGGGGCGCGTCGGGCGCCACGCTGTCGATCGTGGTGATGAGCGCGCTGCTGGTCTGGCGCCACAGCGCCAACATCGGCAAGCTGCTGGCCGGCACCGAAAGCAAGCTCGGCCAGAAGGCTGGCGGCGCCGCCAAGGGCGCCTCGTCAAGCCCGTCGGCCCACGCGGAGGCGGGCCCGACCGATGTCGCCAGACAGGCCCCGCCGCGCCGCCACGGCCCGGCGACCAGCCCGAACGCCGGGCCCAAGGGCGGCCGGCGCCGCCGCCACTGA
- a CDS encoding aldo/keto reductase has translation MELITLGRSDLRVTPICLGTMTFGEQVGEAAAHAILDRAVERGVNFIDTAEMYAVPPRRETFGATEAIIGSWLAGRPGVRDKVVLASKVAGPSRGMDWIRGGSADLGADDIVAACEASLKRLRTDVIDLYQIHWPVRNVPAFGAVYFEPRKERAGASIETQLGALQRLVRDGKVRAIGLSNETPWGVSEFVKVAEQAGLPRVATVQNPYGLINRVVDNALDEVLWREQVSLLAYSPLGFGLLTGKYDALGLEDPALPGRMAIFDSMKKQRWGRPESLEAARLYNALARDNGLTPTQMALAFCYRRWSVASTIIGVTTLAQLDEDLDAWGTTLSADVLAGIDAIRWKHRDPGQ, from the coding sequence ATGGAACTGATCACCCTCGGCCGCAGCGACCTGCGTGTCACCCCGATCTGCCTGGGCACCATGACGTTCGGCGAACAGGTCGGCGAAGCCGCCGCCCACGCCATCCTGGACCGCGCCGTCGAGCGCGGCGTCAACTTCATCGACACCGCCGAGATGTACGCCGTGCCGCCGCGGCGCGAGACCTTCGGCGCCACCGAAGCCATCATCGGCAGCTGGCTGGCCGGCCGGCCGGGCGTGCGCGACAAGGTGGTGCTGGCCAGCAAGGTGGCCGGCCCGTCGCGTGGCATGGACTGGATCCGCGGCGGCAGCGCCGACCTCGGCGCCGACGACATCGTCGCGGCCTGCGAGGCCAGCCTCAAGCGCCTGCGCACCGACGTGATCGACCTCTACCAGATCCACTGGCCGGTGCGCAACGTGCCGGCCTTCGGCGCGGTGTATTTCGAGCCGCGCAAGGAGCGCGCCGGTGCGTCGATCGAGACCCAGCTCGGCGCGCTGCAGCGCCTGGTGCGCGACGGCAAGGTGCGCGCCATCGGCCTGTCCAACGAGACGCCGTGGGGCGTGTCGGAATTCGTCAAGGTGGCCGAGCAGGCCGGCCTGCCGCGCGTGGCCACGGTGCAGAACCCGTACGGCCTGATCAACCGGGTGGTCGACAACGCGCTCGACGAGGTGCTGTGGCGCGAGCAGGTGTCGCTGCTGGCGTATTCGCCGCTCGGTTTCGGCCTGCTGACCGGCAAGTACGACGCGCTGGGCCTCGAAGACCCGGCGTTGCCGGGCCGCATGGCGATCTTCGACAGCATGAAGAAGCAGCGCTGGGGCCGCCCCGAGTCGCTCGAAGCCGCGCGGCTCTACAACGCACTGGCGCGCGACAACGGCCTGACGCCCACGCAGATGGCGCTGGCGTTCTGCTACCGGCGCTGGAGCGTGGCCAGCACCATCATCGGCGTGACGACGCTGGCGCAGCTCGACGAAGACCTCGACGCCTGGGGCACGACCCTGTCGGCCGACGTGCTGGCGGGCATCGACGCGATCCGCTGGAAGCACCGCGACCCGGGCCAGTGA
- the ybaK gene encoding Cys-tRNA(Pro) deacylase yields the protein MAKKPVHVSETPATQFLRRAGIAFTEHPYDYVERGGTAESARQLGVDEHAVVKTLVMQDQDAKPLIVLMHGDRQVSTKNLARQIGAKKVEPCAPDVAQRHSGYLVGGTSPFGFRKAVPVYVEAGVLALPCIYINGGRRGFLVGIAPAVLVDSLGARAVEAIDPASA from the coding sequence ATGGCGAAGAAACCCGTGCATGTCAGCGAGACGCCGGCCACGCAGTTCCTGCGGCGCGCCGGCATCGCCTTCACCGAACACCCGTACGACTATGTCGAGCGCGGCGGCACGGCCGAATCGGCGCGCCAGCTGGGCGTCGACGAACACGCCGTCGTCAAGACGCTGGTGATGCAGGACCAGGACGCCAAACCGCTGATCGTGCTGATGCACGGCGACCGCCAGGTCAGCACCAAGAACCTGGCGCGCCAGATCGGCGCCAAGAAGGTCGAGCCCTGCGCGCCCGACGTGGCGCAGCGCCACAGCGGCTATCTGGTCGGCGGCACCAGCCCGTTCGGTTTCCGCAAGGCGGTGCCGGTGTACGTCGAGGCCGGCGTCCTGGCCCTGCCGTGCATCTACATCAACGGCGGGCGGCGCGGTTTCCTGGTCGGCATCGCGCCGGCCGTGCTGGTCGACAGCCTGGGCGCGCGGGCTGTCGAGGCGATCGACCCGGCCTCCGCCTGA